From Anaerotignum faecicola:
ATTTCGAATCTTCTTTCTGCATCGTAGGGAAAAAAGGGAAACAGCCGAAACCGCCCCTCATCACTCAAAAGCGGGGAAACCTCACCCCTTCGGATGAGCTGGGTTTCTGTCTGCCTGCCCTCCAAAAGGGCGGTAAAGGAAATATGCAGCCCAGTCGCAATCTTCCAGAGCGTTGCCACCGTGGGGCTGGATTCCCCTCTTTCAATCTGCCCCAGCATGCTTTTGCTGACTCCCGTCTGCTCTGCCATGCTGTCAAGGCTGAGTTTCTTTTCCTTCCGAATCTGTCTGAGATTTTCCGAGATTCTGCTGCTCATCGCATCCATGTGTTTCCTCCTTGGTTCGAACCAACCGCCATCGAAGGTCAATGGCGCAAATGCGTGCGTTATGACGCATTTCTACTGTTACTGTATCATTTGCATTTGTCTTTGTCAATCCATTTTGACCGTTTTTACGAATAAAACAGACGTTATCGCATACAAAAAT
This genomic window contains:
- a CDS encoding helix-turn-helix transcriptional regulator encodes the protein MDAMSSRISENLRQIRKEKKLSLDSMAEQTGVSKSMLGQIERGESSPTVATLWKIATGLHISFTALLEGRQTETQLIRRGEVSPLLSDEGRFRLFPFFPYDAERRFEMLSIELEPGTRSESVPHEDGTEEFVLVF